In Phycisphaerae bacterium, the genomic stretch TCGGACCAGTCGCCGATGTACAGCCGGTCCTCACCGTCCAGGGCCAGTCGGAGCGGGCTGTTCGACGAGCTCGTACCCCAGTCAACCCCGCCGGTCAACGCGGTATCCCCCTGCCCCACGGCATCAGAGAAGTCGGCGTTCATCACGTAGACGCCGTCGTTCATGGGCCGCAGGGCGACCGTCTTGGTGGCGTTGCCCTGCGATACGTAAATCCGTCCATAGTACGGACTCGCCGGGTTGGTGTTGACCGCCACACCCATCGGGACACCAAAGTTGTTCTGCACCGAATCCGTGCTGATCAGCGTCCACGCGGCGTAGCCGTCGTCCGCGGTGACAATGTCGACCTTGTAGTCGCCGTCCGGCACCAGCTGGCCGAGATCATCCTTCTTGTCCCAGATGAAAACCTGCATGCCCTTGGCCTGGCTGACAATGGCCACGGTTCGCACCACCGTGCCGTCACCCGCCCGGCGAATCTTGACGGTCACACCGGGGTTGACCCCGTCGCCGTCGGCGTTCTCGTTGAGCACGTAGCGGATGGCCACCGGATCGCAGGTCAAAATGTTGAGATCGTCGTCCAGGACCTTGAGCCCGGACGGATAAACGTTGGCCCGGGCGGGCGCCGAAACCATGGCCGCACAGAGGGCTAAAACCATTGAAAACAGGTATAAAGCTCTATAAAGAGTTACCACGGCGGTGCTCCTTTCCAGCTCGAGAGATGCCCGGATGTGTCCACACGGTGGGCACGGCCGGCTTCCCTCGAAGCCTCCCGACCACGGGTCGATCCGGTCCCTTCAGTGTAGTGGGACCGGCGCGGCGGGTCAACGCAAAACGCCCGCCCCGCGCCCGGAAGAACGCGTCCCCGGGAAACCGCATCCCGGCCTTGCCCCCCGGCAACGGCTCAGGCCGGGACGCCCGCCGACTGGTTGTCCACGAACACGTTGATCTCCCGCGGAGTGACGAAGACCGTCTGGCTGACCGCCAAGCCGAGTTCCCGGTAGCGGTCGTGGGGAAGCTCGACATGAACGCTCTGGCCGGTGTCGGAGAGGAGTTCGATCTTGACCTGCGGGGCGGCGGCGTTGATATGCAGGATAGTGGCTCGGAAGCCGGGCTTGCCTCCGGCCTCCAGGGCGAGGTCGAAATGATAGGGCCGAACCAGACCTCGTGCCGGCAGAACAACGTCGGTCGGGCTGTCGGAGTACTCCACCTCCAGCGGCCCGAAAATGGCCTTGTCGCCCTCGATCCGACCGTGAAAGATGTTGACGTGACCGAGAAACTCAATGACGAACTCGCTGCACGGGCGGTGAAAGACCTCTTCCGGTGTACCGGTCTGTTCGATGCGGCCCTCGTTCATGATCACCACGCGATCGGCAACCTCGAGGGCCTCCTCCTGGTCGTGAGTGACGAACACACTGGTCACATGCAACTCGTCGTGCAGGCGGCGCAGCCAGCGGCGGAGTTCCTCCCGGATCCGGGCGTCCAGAGCCCCGAACGGCTCGTCCAGCAGCAGGAGCTTGGGCTCGATGGCCAGGGCCCGGGCCAGGGCGACTCGCTGGCGCTGGCCGCCGGACAACTGCCCGGGGTATCGGTCGGCCAACCAATCGAGCTGCACCAGCCTGAGCAGCCGCATCACCCGCTGGCGAATCTCAGTCTTGCTCGGCCGCTGCCGGGCAGGTCGAACCCGCAGCCCAAAGGCCACGTTCTCGAAGACCGTCATGTGCCGGAAGAGGGCATAGTGCTGGAACACGAAGCCGACCTGCCGCGAACCCGCGTGACTGACGGTCACATCCTCGCCGTTGAGCAGGATCAGCCCCTCGCCGGGATCGGGAACTTCGAGACCGGCGATGATTCTCAGCAGCGTGGTCTTGCCCGAGCCGGACGGCCCGAGCAAGGCGACCAGTTCGCCGGTCCTGACTTCCAGGCTGACATGCTTGAGCGCCCCGAAGTCACCGAAGTGCTTGGTCACGTTGCGAACTTCAATACTCATGGCTCGGCCCTCGCTCGGCTGATTCCTGGGCCAGCTGCTGCTTGAACCGCCACTCCGCGAGGCTCTTGAGCGCCAGGGTCACCAGAGCCAGACAGGCCAGGAGTGACGCCACGGCGAAGGCCCCGACAAAGTTGTACTCGTTGTAGAGGATCTCTACGTGCAGAGGCATGGTGTTGGTGACGCCCCGAACGTGCCCGGAGACGACCGAGACCGCCCCGAACTCGCCCATCGCCCGGGCGTTGCACAGAATGACGCCGTACAGCAGCCCCCACTTGATGTTCGGCAGGGTCACCCGGAAGAAGGTCTGCCACCCGCTGGCCCCCAGCGAGACCGCCGCCTCTTCCTCCTCCGTGCCCTGAGCCTGCATCAACGGGATCAGCTCGCGGGCGACGAAGGGAAAGGTCACGAACACCGTGGCCAGGATGATCCCGGGCACGGCGAAGATGATCTCCACGTTGTGCCGGGCCAGCCAGGGGCCAAAGTAACCCTGCATGCCGAAGAGAATCACGTAGATCACCCCGGACACCACCGGCGAAACCGCAAACGGGAGATCAATCAGCGTAATCAGCACGCTTTTGCCGACGAACTCGAACTTGGCGATGGCCCAGCTGGCGGCCACCCCGAAGACCAGATTCAGGGGCACGGCAATGGCCGCGGTCAGCAGGGTCAGCCGGATGGCGGCCAGGGCATCCGCGTGGGCCAGGGCACCGAAATATGCGTGGACACCCTTGGCCAGAGCCTGGCTGAAAACCGCGGCCAGGGGGACGAGCAGGAAAAGCCCGACGAAACCCATGGCAATACTGGTGAGCAGCACCCGGACCCAGAGCGGCTCCGTCGTCGCCCGGTCAGGGAGCTGAGTCGGTCTCATCGCGTTGGCGAGTTGTCCGATCTGCACGCTTCGCTCCACCCGCGTCCGAGGACGCCGCCTAGTGCCCCTGCCCGGAATGCCGCCGAACGCTCCATCGCTGCAGGCCGTTAATTACTAAAAGGAGGCTAAAAGAAGCAAAGAGGATCAGTACCGCGATGGCCGTCGCCCCGGCGTAGTCAAACTGCTCGAGCTTCATGACGATCAGCAGGGGCACGATTTCGGTCTTCATCGGCATGTTGCCGGAAATGAAGATGATCGACCCGTACTCGCCCAGGGCCCGGGCCAGGGCGAGGGTGTAGCCGGTCAGCAGGGCCGGCCAGAGTTCGGGGAGGATCACCCGCCAGAGGGTCTGCCAGCGGCGAGCCCCCAGGCTGGCGGCCGCCTCCTCAAGCTCCGGTTCGAGGTCTTCCAACAACGGCTCGATGGTTCGCACCACGAACGGCAAGCTCACGAAGGTCATCGCCACGATGACGCCGAGCGGGGCGAAGGCGACCTTGATACCGACCGCTTCCAGGAAATGCCCCAGGACACCGTTGCGGGAGTACACCGCGGTCAAGGCGATGCCGGCCACCGCCGTCGGCAGGGCAAACGGCAGATCGATCAGCGCGTCCACCAGCCGCCGGCCGGGGAAACGATAACGCACCAGCACCCAGGCCACGATCAAGCCGAAAACCAGGTTGACCGTGGCCGAGATCGCCGCGGCTCCGAAGCTCAGGCGAAACGCGGCCAGCACGCGGGAATCGGTGACCGTTTCCCAGAAGGAGCTCCAACCCGCGGTCGAGGTCTTCAGGAACAGCCCGGCCAACGGAATGAGCACGATGAGGCTGAGGTAGGCGATGGTGAATCCCAGGGTCAGGCCGAAACCCGGCAGCACGCTTCGCTGCTTGAGCGTCGGCCAGGAGGAGCAGGAGGCGATGCCAGGTCCGTCGGGCCAGGGCGCTCCTCCCGTCATGCCAACGGTCCCGACAGCTCCGCCTTCACCGTTCACGTTTCGGGCCTCACTTGGACGGCTGATAGATCTGGTCGAAGATGCCCTTGTCCGCGAAGTGGATTCTCTGTGCCTCCGCCCACCCGCCGAAATCACCGTCGATGGTCAGCAGGGTGAGGCTGGGGAATCGACTGGCGTACTTCTCGGCCACGGCCTTGTCCCGCGGGCGGTAGTAGTGCTTCGCGGCGATCTCCTGGCCCTCAGTCGAATACAGGTACTCGAGATAAGCCTTGGCCACTTCCGCCGTGCCATGGCGCTCGATGTTCTTGTCCACGAAGGCCACCGGCGGCTCGGCCAGGATGCTGATCGACGGGGTCACCAACTCGACCTTGTCCTTGCCCAGTTCATCGATGGCCAGGAAGGCTTCATTCTCCCAGGTGATGAGCACATCGCCGATCTCCCGTTGCACGAAAGTGGTGGTCGAACCGCGGGCCCCGGAGTCGAGCACCGGCACGTTCTTGAAGATCCGAGAGACGAGTTCGCGGGCCCTGGCCTCGTTACCACCCGGCTGCCGGAGTGCGTAGCCCCAGGCGGCCAGGTAGTTCCACCGGGCCCCGCCCGAGGTCTTGGGGTTGGGGGTGATGACCGAGATCCCCTCCTTCGCGAGGTCATCCCAGTCCTTGATGCCCCTGGGGTTGCCCTTGCGTACCAGGAAAACGACCGTGGAGGTGTAAGGGCAGCTATTGTCCGGGAGTCGTTTCTGCCAACCGGCGGGCAGGAGCCTCGCCCGAGCGGCGATCTCATCGATGTCGTAGGCCAGAGCCAGCGTGACCACGTCGGCCTGCTGGCCATCGATGACCGCCCGAGCCTGCTTACCCGACCCCCCGTGCGACTGGCGCAGGGCGACCGTCTGGCCGGTCTTGGCCTTCCACATGCGGGTGAAGGCCCCGTTGAACTCCTGGTAGAGCTCTCGGGTGGGGTCATAGGACACGTTCAGGAGGACCGCTTCCCCGGCAGCCGGTCCGGGTTGACTGGCGGCCGGCTCGGCGTTGTCGTCGCAACCGGCGAGGGTGCCTGCCACCACGGCCCAGAAGGCCAAAGCAATGTACCCTCTTCCGATCGACATTCATCGACTCCTTAGGCCACAGGGCGGGCATCAGGACCAGGGTCTCGCCGCGCCGGGGCGTACTCGTCTGGTCGTCGGGCATATGGCACTGCAATTGCCATACCACGACGGCAGATGGCGATGTTATCGCAACCTAGGGGCAAACGCAAGAGGCAGAGTCGAGAGACGCCCTTGACAACTCCAGCTTATTTGATAGGTTGTGATGATATATGATAGATAATCAATCATATAATATGGGATGATCTGCGATGCGTAAGTTCATGCCGTTGTTGCTCGACATCTGGCGGGAAGCGTGTCGGCACATTGAGATTAGCGAGTCGGTCGATCGTATTACGCCGATACTTGCTCAGCGGGTGCCGGTGAATCGGGTGGTCGTCCGGCGGCTCGATTTGCAGCGATGCTGTGTGGAGACGGTGGCCGTCGGACAGGCCGTGTCGGACGCCGCTGCGGAGTCAACGCGGAGTGAGGGTACCAGCGAGCGGTTCGAGGGGGTTGTGAACTGGTGTCGGCGGGGCGAGGTGCTGCGTGGCCCGGTGGATGAGGTGGAGGGTCTTCTGCCGGGGCTGCTGCCGGCCGGACTGGAGGGCGAGGTTCTGGCCGGTGGGTTGCGGATTGACGCCGAGCCGGTTGGAGTTCTGATTCTGGTGGGTGGAACGGTAGGCATTTTCCGCGGCGAGCATGAGAGCATCATGCGGGCGCTGCTTGAGCCGTTTGCCATGTCGTTGGAGAACGACCACCAGCTTCGAGAGTTGACCCGTCTCCGGGAAGCCGCGGAAGCCGATCGCCGATCGCTTTTGTCCCGGCTGGGTCGCCAGGACATCAGTGACTCGGTGGTGGGCGCGGAGACCGGACTTCGCGGCGTTTTGGAGCGGGTTGAGCTGGTCGCCCATTCGGACGTGCCGGTGCTGATCCTGGGCGAGACCGGTTCCGGCAAGGAGGTGGTTGCTCGGGCGATCCACAATCGGTCGCGGCGGACGGGTGGTCCGTTTCTGCGTGTAAACTGTGGAGCGTTGCCGCCGGAGCTGATCGACTCGGAGCTGTTCGGCCACGAGCGCGGCAGCTTCACGGGGGCGGTGGCCATGCGTAAGGGTTGGTTTGAGCGGGCCGACGGCGGGACGTTGTTCCTGGATGAGATGGGTGAACTGCCCGCCGCCGCGCAAGTTCGGCTGCTGCGTATTCTTCAGGACGGTTCTTACGAGCGGGTTGGCGGCCAGCGTCAGCTCCATGTTGATGTGCGGGTCGTGGCGGCCACGAATCGTGACCTGCACCAGATGGTGGCCGACGGCCTGTTCCGTGAGGATCTCTGGTACCGGATTGCGGTATTTCCGATCCGCATTCCCCCGCTTCGCGAGCGGATCGAGGATATTCCCGCCCTGGCGGCCCATTTCGCGCTGCGGGCCGCCCAGCGGCTAGGGACGCCCTCGCTGGTACCCGCGCCCGAGGACAACAATCTGCTGGTGGCGTATCCGTGGCCGGGGAATGTGCGTGAACTGGCCGCGGTGATCGAGCGAGCGGCGATCCTGGGGAACGGGCATCGGCTGGAAGTGGCCAAGGCGTTGGGCGTGGGGATGTCCCTGCCCTCGCCGCGGGCGGCCGTCGCCGGGGAGTCGGCCACACGATGGTCACATCGAGGGGAACTGGCCACGCTGGACGCGGCCATGAAGACTCACATCGAGCAGGCCTTGCTTCGCACGCGGGGACGGATCGAAGGGCCGCATGGCGCCGCCCGTCTGCTAGACATCAATCCGCACACGCTCCGGGCGCGCATGCGCAAACTCCAGGTCGACTGGAGCCACTTCAGGCCACTGGAAGCATCATAATCCAGAGGGTTTATGGCTCATCCAGGCCGGCGGACGGGCACAGCTTCGCCAGACCGCAAGCCCCGCAGTTCGGCTTGCGAGCCGAACAGACTCGACGTCCATGCCAGATCAGGGCATGGGATGTGTAGGTCCATTCCGCGCGGGGCAGAACCTGCATCAAGTCCTGCTCGATCTTGACGGCGTCCTTCTCATCTCTGCTCGACCAAGTCAGTCTTAAGCGATGGGCCAGCCGGCCAACGTGGGTATCGACGACCACGCCTTCCTCTTTGTGGAACCACGTGCCCAACACGACGTTGGCCGTCTTGCGGGCCACGCCGGGCAACTGGGTCAGCTCGTCCATGGTCTGGGGCACCTGGCCGCCGAACCGCTCGACGATTCTGCGGCAGGCCCCAATGATGCTCTTGGTCTTCTGCCGGAAGAAGCCGGTGGAGTGCACCACGCGTTCGATGTCGGCGGGATCGGCGGCGGCCAGCGTCTCCGCGTTGGGATAGGCGGCGAAGAGAACGGGCGTGACCTTGTTGACCATCTCGTCAGTGGACTGGGCTGAGAGGATCGTGGCGATGAGCAGCCGCAGGGCGGAGTCGTGCTGAAGGGCGCACTCGGCGTGCGGGTAGAGTTGCCTGAGGCGTTCGAGGATCTTGGCCGTCCGCTTTTTCCGAGCCTCGAGGCTCTCGGCCGTGTTGCCTCGCCCGAGGCTGGCCTTGCCCGACCGGGCCTTGACCTTGGAGGTTGGGGTTCGTTTGCGGCTTCGCGGAACCGATCGGCTCATCTTATCCTGCTCCTTGAGGCGATCCTGCCCTCATGAGGTTCCAACGTCCGCCGGGGCGACGCTTGGTGCGTCCGGTGCCTTGGCCGCCCGGCGAGTCCGCCCACCGCCCGGCGCGTGCCGCGGGATCATCCATTCGTATTCGGTGCTCCGAGCACTCTAGCAGGTCAAGGATTGGATTTCGAGGACCCCGGCGGGCAGATGTTGGGTGTCAGACCGGGCATCGGCCGCAGCGGCTCAGGCCGAGCTGCCTCCTGGGCTACCAGCTCCAACGGATGAAGTACAAAAGAGAGATGGACCTGGCACGGGGTAAGAACCACGTCCGATAAGCCCCCCGCGAGCACCGTCCGTTCTGTATTGCTTTTCCACGGAAACGCTTTAACGATTGTATTGAGAACCACTTACATTCACCGATCGTATTGCAGGTATGAAACGTGGTAGCCTGGGTTCGGAATGGGACGTCCGAATTGTACAACTTTTTTTGGAGAGCCCTTGTAACCGTACCGAAATGGTGCTATATTTAATCGTACCAAAGTGGTCCTAGATTCTTGAGGACTGAGCTGTCTTGAAAGGTACAGGCGAGACTATGGTACACACGAAAGCCCCAGCCAAGAGTGCGTCGGGTCGTCATCCGGGGTCGAACGAACCCGAGGCTCGACCTCTGTGGTATGCCGCGAACGCGATGATTCGCACCAAGGCCGCTTGCGAAGACACGATCCGGTTGGCGGATCGAATTTGTTCGACGGAGTTGGGTCCGGTCCCGGACGAGCAGGAGTTGTTCATTGCCCTCCACACTGCGGCCTATCAAGCCTCTCGACCGGTGAACCAGCGTCGTTCGGCCAGGTTGGAGCGCGAGGCCTGGACTGAGCGATGGGAGGCCATCCGGGAGTTCATCGTTGAGCAGAACCTGGGGCTGGTTTATTCGATGATTGGGCGATTCGGTTCCCGGCACATGGACGAGGACGATCTTCAGAGCGAGGCCATGTTTGCCCTATCGAGGGCGGTGGACCGCTTCAATCCGTGGCGGGGGTACAAGTTCAGCACCTACGCGTGCAACGTCATTGCCCGGGCGCTGATGCGTCGGGGGAAGCAGGAGACTCACTACCGGCGGCTGTTCCCCGTTCAGCACGATCTGAGTTTCGAGCGGCCGGAAGGCATGCCCGACCTTGACGCGGGGTTGTACGTCGAGCGGTTGCAGCGCGTTCTGGACAGGAATTTGGGTGAGCTGACCGACCTGGAAACGCAGATTCTCTCGCATCGTTTCCCGCCGGAAGAGGAGTCGCGACTGACGTTTCAAGAGATCGGGGAAGTGATCGGTTTGAGCAAGGAGCGTGTCCGGCAGATTCAGAACATCGCCCTGATCAAGCTGCGGGGCGTACTGGATCTAGATCCGGTGCTGCAATAAACGCCGGGATGGTCGGAGGGCGCGGGTTATGATCCGTGCCCGAAGCGGAGTTCCGGGGAGGAGTAGCGGGCGACCGAGGAGTTGGCCGCTACTCGCGGTTTTTACAGGAGAGATACGGGGTCCACATCGATGAGCACATGCCTGGTGGAGATCTTGATGACACCCTCCTTGCGGAGCCGATCGACCACTTCCATGAGCCGGTTGGCGTTGGCCGCTCGAATGAGCAGGTCGTATCGATAGCGGTTTTTGAGTCGGGACAAGGGGGCGCTCTGGGGTCCCAGAACCTCAGCAGCCATCTGAAGGTTGACGAGGAATTGGCGGAGGGTTTCAGCGGCTTCCATGGCGAGTTGAGCCGCCTGGCTCTGGCTCGGGTCAGAGACGACCAAGCGAGCGAGGCGGGTGAACGGAGGCCACCCGAGGGCCTGGCGGATGCCGAGTTCGTGCCGAGCGAACGCCGGGTAGTCGTGTGTCGTCGCGAACTGAAGGGCGGGCGTTCCGGTCATGAACGTCTGAACGATGACCCGGCCGCCGGCCTCTGCCCGCCCAGCGCGTCCGGCCACCTGGGTAACCAGTTGGAAGGTTCGTTCTGCCGCCCGGAAATCAGGGATTGCCAGTGACGTGTCCGCGTTGACGACGCCCACGAAGGCCACGGATGGGAAGTCCAGGCCCTTGGCGATCATCTGCGTGCCGAGCAGGATGTCGAGCTGATGCTCGGCAAAGGCTTTCAGCACGCGTTTGTATTCCTCGAAATGGGTCATCGTATCGCTATCGGCGCGGGCGATCCGGGCGGTAGGGAATTTGCGGTGCAGTTCTTCTTCGACGCGTTGCGTGCCCATTCCGAAGCGTACCAGTGTTCCGCCGCAGGACGCGTCGCCGCAGCGCCTGGGGACCACGATGCGGGTATTGCAGTAATGGCAGACCGCCTTCTCGGTGGTCTGATGGAAGACCATGTTGACCCGGCATTGTGGGCAGACGATCGGGCGGCGGCAGCGAGTGCAGACCAGGTAGTTCGCATATCCACGACGGTTGAGCAGCAGGACCGCCTGCTGTCCGGCGTCGAGCGTCTCGGCCAACAGCGATTCCATGCGTGGAGAAAGAAGGTGGATGCCTTTGCGTTCGCGCTGGGCCAGGCGCATGTCGGCCAGTTCGACCGCGGGCATCGGCAGGCCGGAGATACGTGCGGGCAGGAAGATGCGCTCGAAGTGGGCGAACCGATCGCAGTTGTACCAGGTTTCGAGCGACGGCGTCGCCGAGCCGAGCACGACGGGAATGGAGGTCATCTGCGCGCGTTTGATGGCCACGTCGCGGGTATGGAACCTCGGTGACTGCTGGTTCTTGTAGCTACCCTCCTGTTCCTCGTCGAGGATGATCAAACCGAGATCGGGACAAGGGGCGAAGACGGCGCTCCGGGTACCGATGATCACTCGCTTGAGTCCCCGGGCGATGGCCGACCAGGTCAACGAACGCTGCACGCCGGTCAAGCCGCTGTGAATGACCGCGACATCGCGGAACCGGCTCACCAGGCGATCGACGAGATGCGTGGTCAAGGCGATTTCGGGCACCAAGAGGATGGCCTGCCGCCCGGCGGCCAGGACTGAGCGGATGGAGTGGATGTAGACCTCGGTCTTGCCGCTGCCGCTCACGCCGTAGAGCAGGACGGTCTTGAACTGACGTGTGCCGGCCAGAGCGGAGACCCGCTGGATGGCCTCCTTCTGGGGGGTGTTGAGTTGGAAATCCGGTTCCGCGCCCGGCCGGTCGAAGTTCGGGGCCGGAGCTGGTTCACGCCGGGTCTCGACGGCCAGGAGGCCGGCCTTGACCATGGCGGTCAGGATTCCCCGGGTCACGTTCGCTCGGGTGCAGAGGGTCTCCTCGTCCATGGGTTCCTCTTGGCTGGCGAGGGCCTTGATGACTTCCTGGCGCCGGGTCGAACGAAGGGCC encodes the following:
- the priA gene encoding primosomal protein N' encodes the protein MTPAPDAQARLWTESPEVRIGPVARVAMLAAVDKLYSFSVPDTLAAQIMPGKRLTVPFGRKARPATAFCVSVAPEPWTSTLKPVIEVLDDQRLLSDRLLELGQWISRYYACPLGRTLSAMVPASIRDQSGFHTVRGYRPLHDDASSPPHKALRSTRRQEVIKALASQEEPMDEETLCTRANVTRGILTAMVKAGLLAVETRREPAPAPNFDRPGAEPDFQLNTPQKEAIQRVSALAGTRQFKTVLLYGVSGSGKTEVYIHSIRSVLAAGRQAILLVPEIALTTHLVDRLVSRFRDVAVIHSGLTGVQRSLTWSAIARGLKRVIIGTRSAVFAPCPDLGLIILDEEQEGSYKNQQSPRFHTRDVAIKRAQMTSIPVVLGSATPSLETWYNCDRFAHFERIFLPARISGLPMPAVELADMRLAQRERKGIHLLSPRMESLLAETLDAGQQAVLLLNRRGYANYLVCTRCRRPIVCPQCRVNMVFHQTTEKAVCHYCNTRIVVPRRCGDASCGGTLVRFGMGTQRVEEELHRKFPTARIARADSDTMTHFEEYKRVLKAFAEHQLDILLGTQMIAKGLDFPSVAFVGVVNADTSLAIPDFRAAERTFQLVTQVAGRAGRAEAGGRVIVQTFMTGTPALQFATTHDYPAFARHELGIRQALGWPPFTRLARLVVSDPSQSQAAQLAMEAAETLRQFLVNLQMAAEVLGPQSAPLSRLKNRYRYDLLIRAANANRLMEVVDRLRKEGVIKISTRHVLIDVDPVSLL
- the nth gene encoding endonuclease III codes for the protein MSRSVPRSRKRTPTSKVKARSGKASLGRGNTAESLEARKKRTAKILERLRQLYPHAECALQHDSALRLLIATILSAQSTDEMVNKVTPVLFAAYPNAETLAAADPADIERVVHSTGFFRQKTKSIIGACRRIVERFGGQVPQTMDELTQLPGVARKTANVVLGTWFHKEEGVVVDTHVGRLAHRLRLTWSSRDEKDAVKIEQDLMQVLPRAEWTYTSHALIWHGRRVCSARKPNCGACGLAKLCPSAGLDEP
- the cysT gene encoding sulfate ABC transporter permease subunit CysT: MASCSSWPTLKQRSVLPGFGLTLGFTIAYLSLIVLIPLAGLFLKTSTAGWSSFWETVTDSRVLAAFRLSFGAAAISATVNLVFGLIVAWVLVRYRFPGRRLVDALIDLPFALPTAVAGIALTAVYSRNGVLGHFLEAVGIKVAFAPLGVIVAMTFVSLPFVVRTIEPLLEDLEPELEEAAASLGARRWQTLWRVILPELWPALLTGYTLALARALGEYGSIIFISGNMPMKTEIVPLLIVMKLEQFDYAGATAIAVLILFASFSLLLVINGLQRWSVRRHSGQGH
- a CDS encoding sigma 54-interacting transcriptional regulator, translating into MRKFMPLLLDIWREACRHIEISESVDRITPILAQRVPVNRVVVRRLDLQRCCVETVAVGQAVSDAAAESTRSEGTSERFEGVVNWCRRGEVLRGPVDEVEGLLPGLLPAGLEGEVLAGGLRIDAEPVGVLILVGGTVGIFRGEHESIMRALLEPFAMSLENDHQLRELTRLREAAEADRRSLLSRLGRQDISDSVVGAETGLRGVLERVELVAHSDVPVLILGETGSGKEVVARAIHNRSRRTGGPFLRVNCGALPPELIDSELFGHERGSFTGAVAMRKGWFERADGGTLFLDEMGELPAAAQVRLLRILQDGSYERVGGQRQLHVDVRVVAATNRDLHQMVADGLFREDLWYRIAVFPIRIPPLRERIEDIPALAAHFALRAAQRLGTPSLVPAPEDNNLLVAYPWPGNVRELAAVIERAAILGNGHRLEVAKALGVGMSLPSPRAAVAGESATRWSHRGELATLDAAMKTHIEQALLRTRGRIEGPHGAARLLDINPHTLRARMRKLQVDWSHFRPLEAS
- the cysW gene encoding sulfate ABC transporter permease subunit CysW translates to MRPTQLPDRATTEPLWVRVLLTSIAMGFVGLFLLVPLAAVFSQALAKGVHAYFGALAHADALAAIRLTLLTAAIAVPLNLVFGVAASWAIAKFEFVGKSVLITLIDLPFAVSPVVSGVIYVILFGMQGYFGPWLARHNVEIIFAVPGIILATVFVTFPFVARELIPLMQAQGTEEEEAAVSLGASGWQTFFRVTLPNIKWGLLYGVILCNARAMGEFGAVSVVSGHVRGVTNTMPLHVEILYNEYNFVGAFAVASLLACLALVTLALKSLAEWRFKQQLAQESAERGPSHEY
- a CDS encoding sulfate ABC transporter ATP-binding protein, whose amino-acid sequence is MSIEVRNVTKHFGDFGALKHVSLEVRTGELVALLGPSGSGKTTLLRIIAGLEVPDPGEGLILLNGEDVTVSHAGSRQVGFVFQHYALFRHMTVFENVAFGLRVRPARQRPSKTEIRQRVMRLLRLVQLDWLADRYPGQLSGGQRQRVALARALAIEPKLLLLDEPFGALDARIREELRRWLRRLHDELHVTSVFVTHDQEEALEVADRVVIMNEGRIEQTGTPEEVFHRPCSEFVIEFLGHVNIFHGRIEGDKAIFGPLEVEYSDSPTDVVLPARGLVRPYHFDLALEAGGKPGFRATILHINAAAPQVKIELLSDTGQSVHVELPHDRYRELGLAVSQTVFVTPREINVFVDNQSAGVPA
- a CDS encoding sulfate ABC transporter substrate-binding protein codes for the protein MSIGRGYIALAFWAVVAGTLAGCDDNAEPAASQPGPAAGEAVLLNVSYDPTRELYQEFNGAFTRMWKAKTGQTVALRQSHGGSGKQARAVIDGQQADVVTLALAYDIDEIAARARLLPAGWQKRLPDNSCPYTSTVVFLVRKGNPRGIKDWDDLAKEGISVITPNPKTSGGARWNYLAAWGYALRQPGGNEARARELVSRIFKNVPVLDSGARGSTTTFVQREIGDVLITWENEAFLAIDELGKDKVELVTPSISILAEPPVAFVDKNIERHGTAEVAKAYLEYLYSTEGQEIAAKHYYRPRDKAVAEKYASRFPSLTLLTIDGDFGGWAEAQRIHFADKGIFDQIYQPSK
- a CDS encoding sigma-70 family RNA polymerase sigma factor codes for the protein MVHTKAPAKSASGRHPGSNEPEARPLWYAANAMIRTKAACEDTIRLADRICSTELGPVPDEQELFIALHTAAYQASRPVNQRRSARLEREAWTERWEAIREFIVEQNLGLVYSMIGRFGSRHMDEDDLQSEAMFALSRAVDRFNPWRGYKFSTYACNVIARALMRRGKQETHYRRLFPVQHDLSFERPEGMPDLDAGLYVERLQRVLDRNLGELTDLETQILSHRFPPEEESRLTFQEIGEVIGLSKERVRQIQNIALIKLRGVLDLDPVLQ